A DNA window from Plasmodium brasilianum strain Bolivian I chromosome 12, whole genome shotgun sequence contains the following coding sequences:
- a CDS encoding vacuolar protein sorting-associated protein 4: MDSEESINLAVKFAKEAVIEDEKKNYKEALNLYIQSLQYFNFFCKYEKNSNIRELILKKMQIYMTRAENLKEMLNKKETIETKEKVSSSEEVKENMKKQIKDFILNKDKNVKWSDVCGLDTAKEVLKEAIIFPLKFPKLFNSSTLPYKGILLYGPPGTGKTFLALACSNECNMNFFNVSSSDLVSKYQGESEKYIKCLFDTAKEHAPAIIFIDEIDSLCGSRTDGENESTRRIKTEFLINMSGLNNYKNNVIVMGATNTPWSLDSGFRRRFEKRIYIPLPNLYARMKLFEKYVNNTENKDQMEGKNAGAYTSTSNIGKEDIRYFATLTENYTGADIDIICRDAVYMPVKKCLLSKFFKQVKKNNKIFYTPCSPGDPDTTKVEKNVMSLNESELLLPPLSVQDFKTAISNAKPSLSVDDLNKYEEWTKQYGMNGT, from the coding sequence ATGGATTCGGAAGAGTCAATTAATCTAGCCGTAAAATTCGCGAAGGAGGCGGTTATAGAggatgaaaagaaaaattataaagaggccctaaatttatatatacaaagtttacaatactttaattttttttgcaaatatgaaaagaatTCGAATATTAGAgagttaattttaaaaaaaatgcaaatttaCATGACTCGAGCTGagaatttaaaagaaatgcTTAATAAGAAAGAAACGATtgaaacaaaagaaaaggtGAGTAGTTCCGAagaagtaaaagaaaatatgaaaaaacaaataaaagatTTTATATTGAATAAAGATAAGAATGTCAAATGGTCAGACGTTTGTGGGTTAGATACAGCTAAAGAAGTACTAAAAGAAGCAATAATTTTCCCCTTAAAATTtccaaaattatttaattcatcGACATTACCATATAAAGGTATCTTGTTATATGGTCCACCAGGAACAGGAAAAACGTTCTTAGCCTTAGCTTGTTCAAATGAATGTAAcatgaatttttttaatgtatcgTCGTCTGATTTAGTAAGTAAATATCAAGGGGaaagtgaaaaatatattaaatgtttaTTCGATACAGCTAAAGAACATGCACCAGCAATCATTTTTATTGATGAAATTGATTCTTTATGTGGGTCAAGAACTGACGGTGAAAACGAATCCACAAGGAGAATAAAAAcagaatttttaataaatatgagtggattgaataattataaaaacaatgtTATAGTTATGGGTGCTACTAACACTCCCTGGTCTTTAGATAGCGGTTTTAGGAGAAGgtttgaaaaaagaatttacaTTCCCCTTCCAAACTTATATGCGAGAATGAAactatttgaaaaatatgtaaataacaCTGAGAACAAGGATCAAATGGAGGGTAAAAACGCTGGAGCATATACCAGCACAAGTAATATAGGAAAAGAAGACATTAGATATTTTGCAACATTAACTGAAAATTACACTGGCGCTGATATTGATATTATTTGTAGGGACGCTGTATATATGCCAGTAAAGAAATGTCTCCTTTCCAAGTTTTTTAAACAagttaaaaagaataataaaattttttatactcCTTGTTCTCCTGGAGACCCTGATACAACAAAAGTGGAAAAGAACGTGATGAGTTTAAATGAAAGCGAACTGTTATTGCCTCCTTTAAGTGTACAAGATTTTAAAACTGCCATATCAAATGCTAAGCCTTCTTTGTCTGTAGATGatttaaacaaatatgaaGAATGGACTAAGCAGTATGGAATGAATGGTACATAA
- a CDS encoding hypothetical protein (conserved Plasmodium protein), protein MNDNNEEKNNERKIRKKNIDILFDSEEMEVSINKMDEGKHEKKGNSEKNKIDDEKNRLLIFNNYLPKESVKSNKDNDGISRGKENVKHINRNKNTIKQEKKNSVNDDEFEIPIHFGKRSKHNDFLNESFYKFREYDEDDDADDNKKLHIMDIFNYHDFPVNLFGIKKKKAKNRDKKFVIEFVDSYNDEFVKKNINNNIIFESIGVCKGISFLDINENININCLGVNDNNAFYFYKMIPFNKIYSQDAINKILTKKNVVSKIEHRKQHNNNDIHAMNYEHNPRHNEANDFFIKNYNILKNYFFKKKKEKKTIYNDLYLSPYEKNLKSSLCIGTHIYSQERAVKKCFGLLIEQNVYSLDQPQDDSTAVNKNLENLYFDFPFYKNQIIFKPIYYPYKNVQIISNSFRNYFKNIQWEKFNNLKDVEFYYDIKNNLFNFSKDVYLTTKSAIRHFDSPKDFVIQTANRVKDINIHMKKICEKSFYIIHNSILKLSKVSKSS, encoded by the exons atgaatgataataatgaggaaaaaaacaatgaaagaaaaataagaaaaaaaaacattgaCATTCTTTTTGACAGTGAAGAAATGGAAGTATCCATTAACAAAATGGATGAAGGAAAACatgagaaaaaaggaaattcagaaaaaaataaaatagatgaCGAGAAAAATAgattgttaatttttaacaattaTTTGCCAAAAGAATCCGTGAAAAGTAACAAAGATAATGATGGAATTAGTAGGGGAAAGGAGAACGTTAAACatattaatagaaataaaaataccataaaacaggaaaaaaaaaacagtgtAAATGATGATGAATTTGAAATACCTATACATTTTGGAAAAAGAAGTAAACACaatgattttttaaatgagagcttttataaatttagaGAATATGACGAAGATGACGATGCcgatgataataaaaaattgcacATAATGGACATATTTAATTACCACGATTTTCCTGTTAATTTATTtgggataaaaaaaaaaaaagcaaaaaacagggataaaaaatttgtaatagAATTTGTGGATTCATATAATGATGAatttgtgaaaaaaaatattaacaacaaTATCATTTTTGAATCAATAGGAGTGTGCAAAGGGATTTCCTTTTTAGACATAAAcgaaaatattaacataaattGCCTAGGAGTAAATGATAACAAtgcattttacttttataagaTGATACcctttaataaaatttattcacAGGATgccattaataaaatattaaccaaaaaaaatgttGTTTCGAAAATAGAACATAGGAAACAACACAATAACAACGATATTCATGCAATGAACTATGAACATAACCCTCGTCATAATGAGGCAAACGActtctttataaaaaattataatattcttaaaaattatttttttaagaagaaaaaagaaaaaaaaacgataTATAATGACTTATATTTATCAccttatgaaaaaaatttaaaatcaAGCTTATGTATAGgaacacatatatactcGCAAGAAAGAGCAGTAAAGAAATGCTTCGGGTTATTAATTGAGCAAAATGTATATTCCTTAGATCAGCCACAAGATGATAGTACAGCAGTtaacaaaaatttagaaaatttatactttgactttcctttttataaaaatcagATAATTTTTAAACCCATATATTATCCGTACAAAAATGTTCAAATTATAAGCAATTCTTttagaaattattttaaaaatattcaatgggaaaaatttaataacttAAAAGATGTAGAATTTTATTatgacataaaaaataacctttttaatttttcaaaagatGTGTATTTAACAACAAAAAGTGCCATTAGACATTTTGATTCACCAAA ggaCTTTGTTATTCAAACAGCTAATCGAGTGAAAGACATAAACattcatatgaaaaaaatttgtgaaaaatcgttttatattattcataattcTATTTTGAAGCTAAGTAAAGTGTCTAAAAGTTCATAA